In Marinobacter sp. LQ44, the following are encoded in one genomic region:
- a CDS encoding GrxA family glutaredoxin, with product MEQVTIYGRTSCGFCVRARDLCESRNIPYIWIDMIERGMSKQDIADQIGRPVYTVPQILVGSEYVGGFDDFYGYVRDHETATAR from the coding sequence ATGGAGCAGGTCACTATTTATGGCCGTACAAGCTGTGGATTTTGTGTTCGGGCGAGGGACCTGTGTGAATCCAGAAACATCCCGTACATCTGGATCGATATGATCGAGCGGGGAATGAGCAAGCAGGATATTGCCGACCAGATCGGCCGCCCTGTGTATACCGTGCCCCAGATTCTCGTCGGTTCCGAATACGTTGGCGGTTTCGATGATTTTTATGGCTACGTTCGCGACCATGAGACCGCAACAGCACGCTGA